A region of the Larus michahellis chromosome 4, bLarMic1.1, whole genome shotgun sequence genome:
GTGCACTTACCCGGGTGagctgccaccctgtccccacgcTGCTGCGGCTCGTCCCCATGCCCAGCGGCTGTTGCATGGAGAGCCGGGGCCTCGGGCAGAGCACGTGGGCGGTTGCAGCGTTGCAGACATGAAGAGCACGCTGCCATGCCTCGCTACGCTGCGCCCCGCAGCCCACGCCCCGGGCTCGGAGAGGGCGAGAAGGGCAAGGGGGTGGCCCATGTAGAGCCCCACGTCATGGGAAGGtgctggccctgcctgctgcGGGCAGGAGCCGGCAGGCAGAGGGGACACACGTCGTGCTTTGCTGAGCTGGGCAGCGGGCGATGCCCGGGGGATGCTGAGCCTGAGCCTGGGACACGCTCTGTGCACGCTGGCAGATCGTCCTCTGCTGCCGGGGCTGGATCCTGCTCCGCTGATCGATGGGGAAAGTCTGGAAGGCTGGAGAAGCCTTACCCAGAGGTGGGCATGtccatgaaaaggaaaatgaaaggtgtTCTTCAGGATGTCCCATTTATTTTGGCAGGCCCTGTAAACAAACTGTTGTTTTACGGGGAGGGATGCTGCGTGGTCTTGGGGTTTCTCCTGAGGCTGGAGTGGGAGAAGGGGGTGAGGAAAGGGAAACCGGAGCATGCACATCCAGGCGTCTGCAGGATTCCATGCACCTGGGAGGCTCGGTCCCTGGCGTGGGGATGTTCCCATGGTGCCGGAGCCGTctgggaggatgctgtgggaccACGGTGATGACCGCCCGGGAGGTTGGCCCTTGCTGCTGACTCTCCCATCTCCCGGTCCTCCGCACGCAGCATCGGCTGCGGCACAAGCCCTGATAGCATCTTGCTCGGGATGAGGCCCTGGTTTTATTTAGCCCGGACAATGTGCTCTTGCAGGGTTCAATTAATCTCACGACAGTTGCAGCGGATTAAGCATGCATATTAGATTAGTGTTTATCAGCCGTGCCTGGCGGGGAGCGTGCCGGGGCCAGCAGGgaccccggggccggggggcggctgTGGCGGCCGCTTCCTTCTTTGgctggggccggcggcggcggcgcgggctcGGGCGTGCTGACGGACCACCGCAGCTGCCCACACTTGCAGCCACCCATCACCGCCCGGCGCAGGAGCCGCGGGGCCGAAACCTTGCACCGGGGCCCCGCCACCGCTGTGCAGAGGGGACGGTGCTGGCACGCTTCCCCCGGGGATGCCGCTGCCGGGTGTTATTTGGGGTTGCAAGCACAGGGCAGTGGGACGGAGGCAGTGATGACGGGGGGGAGCCCAGCGCGGCGATGGCAGGGAGTCCCGCGCTGCCTGGTTTGCAGGATCCGGCACGTCGCAGGGCTCCCTGTGGGAGGACAGCCACCAGTGAGTGCGCGGGTCCTGCCATCACTGCGGCCACCGAGCACTGGCCGTAACGAGCCCACGATTTATAGCCTGTGCGTAAGCCCTGTCTGGGATTATGGCAGCCTTGCgcagagctgctggggatggCGAGGGGTTAGCGGGCAGCCGGGGATTCCCGAGATGTGGGCAGGTAATCTCTGGCAGGAGGGTGCCAGGACGTGACAGCGATGGCTTTGCAGGGACACACACGCTGTtcgtgtgctgggctgggctgtgccgtGTGTGGGGCAGAACCGTCCCCACCACCCTGCATCCACGCCGGGCACAGGGCACCGTCCCCACCGTTGTGCAGCTGCACCATCCCCGCCGTCCTGCGGGCGTACAAGACACCAGGCACCATCCCCGCTGCCCGAGCTCTGCCCGGGCCGAGGGTTGCTGCTGTCCCACACCAGGCAGTGGAGATGCCCAGGCCACCCCAAAGTCCCCAagtgtcccctctgcccctgtCCTGATGCCCATTAGGAGGGGAAGCGCGGCGCTGCCCGGCACACACCCCGCTCACCGCCCCGTGTCCTTTCTCCGCAGATAACGCGGAGACGCGGGCTGCCACCATGCCCGACTCGCCGGCCGACGTGAAGACACAGCCCAGGTCCACGCCGCCCAGCatgcctccgccgccgccggccgtCACGCAGGGAGCCACGCGCCATCCCTCCTTCACACCAAACACCAGTGAGTACCAGGCTgctggcggggacggggacgggatgCCAGGCAGGGAAGCTGCCCGCCTCCCTTCGCCTCCGGGTCACACGCTGCATCCTCGATCGGCGGTGTCCTCAGCCCCTTGCGTGGCACTGGCCACACGGTGGGGTGGCATTGCCCATCCTTACACTGGAGAAGGGCTTTGGGCTGCACGCCCTGAGCCCCAGGTCACGCGTGTGTCCGCGGGGAGCACTGTGGCACCGCCCATCGCCAGCAGTGCCCTGCGAGGTGCTTGAGGATGGGGACGTCCTGGTCTCCTGCCACAAGGTCGCCAAATGGGGGCACGGAGCAGCATGTGGCCCTGGGCGCTGGAGGATGCTGCAGGCTGGGGGAGTCCCCATGGTTGGAGCTGGCTCCGTCGGGGGTCCCGGGCGCGTAGGGACCTGCCTGCCCGTCTGCGTGTGGCAGCCGGCAGTGGCAGGGCAGGGTCACAGCCAGCCATGGTGGCAGGGATGTCCTTGCCCTGCCCACACAGTGTGGTGGCATCAAGGGACTCAGGAGGCACTTGAGGTCCGAGTCCTGAGTCTCTGTAGCATCGTTGAACTGGGGGAGCCCCGACGCACTGGTGGCACCAGTGGTGCGTGGGCTTGTGGCACGCCTGCAGAGCTTGCAGCAGGGATCGGTCTCCCTGTGTCGCTGTCACCGTCCCGGCACACAGCTGGACAAGGGACACGCAGGACAGGatcggggcgggcaggggctgaggcTGGTCCCCCCGGGGAAGGAGCAGCGGTGGCCATAGTGAGCGGTTGCTCCAGCTCCACCAAGACGTGTGTGTGCACAGAGGTTTGCTTGTAGCTGCTTCTTGCTTAGAAACCCCAGCGGGGaagaaaacacccccaaaacaaCGCCCCCAAGCCACTGCTCGCCGccatggccctgctgccctcccggCCAGATGCTCTCTAATTAGAAATCGGCTTGTGCTCGGCTGTGCTCTGaggggttttgctttttaatccgAGCCCCGCGGCAGATGTGGCACGCTGGGTTCGGCTCGGTGCAggacgcggggccgggggtgCAGGCAGCGTCTCCGCCGTGTCTCGGCCCACAGCGCAAGAGTGTTTCGGTTGTTTTTGGTCTTGGGGGAAACGCGGCAAACCACCCCCTGTGCTGGCGCTGTGCGGGGGTGGTCCCGAAACACGGCGACCGTGTTAGGCAGCCGAGCATCCCTTGAACCCTCCCTCCGTCTGCGTCGGGATGCAGGGACCCGGCTCCATCCCTCGGTCCAGGCGGCTTCGCCCACGGCACGCGTGCCCCTGCCGTGCCCGCCATCAGTGAGCGTTGCCTGCAGGGACCCCCGGCCGAGAGCTGCCCCCTCTGCTCTCTCATCATAGcgtgttttattttgcttgcagATCGAGACGCTGGCCCTCCGACGTTTCTGCCTCGCGGCCGTTTTCATGGTTGCTTGAAATGGTCGATGGTCTGTCTTTGTAAGTAAAATGAAGCATCCGCTCTCATGAGAGACCCGAGCTccagccgcagcccccccgggaggCGCAGGGTCCCGCGGCGGGCACGGTGCCGTGGTGGGGGGCTCGGGCAGGCTGCGCTCCCCCgcgccagcccctctccctgccccggcggGTCACGGGGATGCGAACCCCGTCCCCAGCCCGGCCGAGGGACATGTGCGGCGTCTAACTTAGTAACGCACCTGTCACAGGAATAAAAGCAGTTGTGGCCACCGGGTTATTTTCGGCACCTCTTTAGCGGGCGGCTGATACTGCCCGGCCGTAGAGGGAGCGGGAGCCCACcgcggcaggcagggcaggcagggcggcGCAGGCGGCGCAAGGTTAGTGCGATCCCAGGAGCCGGGTGCCCGGCGctcggcggggagcggcgcggtgCATGCCCGGGTGCCGTGGAGCGGCGCGCGGTCAGGAGATGGGGCCAGGCGTGCCGTCGCCCACGCCGGCTGCGGAAAGGTCCCTGCGCTCGCGCGGTCTGCGCAGAGGGCTGGCACAGGAGCGAGGGGCTCGCCACACCGCAGGCTGGCACCCTCAGGTGTATCCCCCCCACCACCAAGTCCCCTGGCATGGGGTGCTCCGCTCAGCTCCGGTCCTTCCAgcctgggcagcagggccagaggCGCCGGTGTGCTGCAAGCCAGGCTGGGCTTGGTGGGAAATGGCTCCTGGCTTCTCCTGGGCGGGTGCTGAGCAGCTCCCAGAGGGGCAGGATGGAGCCCCTTCTCTTGGCTGCCTTGAATGTTgaggagcaggatcaggccctcgCTGCGCTGGGGCATGCcctgcatcccatccctccccgcAGCCTGCACCTGCCTCCTGCAGTGCCAGGGACCGGTCCAGGATGCAAACCCAGGGATGCAGCAGCATCCCAAAACCTCCTGGGCGGGATGTCAGCCCCACGGAACCCAGCAGGATGCTCCggtccccccagcccacccttgTCCCCGCGGTGCCAGGGCACAGCCACCCGCTCTGACCTCCCATTCCCTCTCTCCTCACAGTGATGAACGGGAGCAGCCACTCACCCACCGCCATCAATGGGGCCCCATCCACCCCCAACGGGTTCAGCAACGGGCcggccacctcctcctccgcctccctcTCCACCCACCAGCTCCCGCCGGCCTGCGGCGCCCGCCAGCTCTCCAAGCTCAAGCGCTTCCTCACCACGCTGCAGCAGTTCGGCAACGACATCTCCCCCGAGATCGGGGAGCGGGTGCGCACCCTCGTCCTGGGGCTCGTGGTACGTCTGACGGGTGCAGGGTCAGTCCCGGGGCTGGTGGGGTGATGCCCTGGCGGGGatcctgtgttttccttttgggGTGGAGATGGTGCTAaataggggaagaaaaagagggtcCTGTTGGTGATGGGTTGGCCTAaatcctggattatttttttttctggcatctcCCGTGATCTGCACAGCACGGTGGGCGGGCAAGGTGCAGAGGGGGGTCCCCATTTCTGGAATTGCCAGCAAAGCCTTGAGCATGGTTTTCCCTCAAGTATGGTTTTCCCTCAAGCACGGTTTTCCCTTGAGCGCGAGAGAGCCGGCGGAGGAGCAGAAATGGGGGAGAAATAGCAAAGCATCTCCCCGGGGGGTGCAGGGAAGGGTGGGGGGCCACGGCCGATGGCGCTGAGCCCGGGCTGTCCCCGCAGAACTCCACACTCACCATCGAGGAGTTTCACGCCAAGCTCCAGGAGGCCACCAACTTCCCGCTGCGACCCTTCGTCATCCCCTTCCTCAAGGTGGGTTCCCCAGCCCGGGCAATGCAGGGATGTCGGGGTTAGCATTGGCATCGCCGGAAAAAGGGGATTCGGGGGGTGGCTTTGGGgttggggctggcagctgcccacGGGGCTGCCCGTGTCCCCTGCCCCCCTGGACGCCCAGCTCCTTGCACGTGTGGAGTCACACGAGGCCGGGGCTGTTTGCAATAAAGCGAGGGGTTTGGCCCAGCTGGTAACCATttgcaattcattaaaaaaaaaaatcccctttttttttatttgccttttaattttgcGCTGACTCTGCACCGTCACCCCGTTCCGGAGGGATTCGCCAACCGCTGGCATGCCTGGCAGCACTGGCGCTGCCGGCAGATGTTCAAGCCCGGCGTCGCCTGCCCCTCGTTcgcagaggaaaaacaaaatgcaaaaaaaaaaaaaaaaaaagcccaaaagccCCTTTtccacctctgcctccccagccccccagagcAGAGCTCCGCGCTCGCCGCAGGAATCTGCCTGCAAAGCTGCCGGAGCGGTTTGCTCCTGGCAGGGGACGGCAGGAGCCGAAATGCGGCAGGGATGagccgggggagcggggagcagagCCCCCTCACCCTCCTGCCCGGGTTTGCAGGGCACCGTGGGAGCAGGGGGACGATGCATCCCTGGCCGCCAGGCTCACGGGGTCCCGgcgggcgctggtggctccgtaGCTCGGGGACGGGCTGGGAGCCATCCCCGCTGTCCCGTTGCCAAGCGCACGGCGGCCCTGCCGGCCGCCCTggcaccctgctcccagctgttCCCACCGTGGGCTCCAGATGTTTCTCATTATCCTAACTGCAACCAGCCGGGCTCGGCGTGCTTCCCAGACTCGGGGGCTTGCTTGTTTTTGTGgggttgtttcccccccccaccccggctggggaaggggagggtcCGGCCCCGCTCGCCGCAGCACGCATCTCCGGCTCAGGCACTAACGTGTCCGACAGATGGGAATTTGGCTGCGGATCAGCTGCCTAAAGAGAAAACCAGAGCTGGCAGCCAGAGCGCCCGGGCAGAAAGGGGTCTCTGCTGCTTAATTCTTGCTGCGCTCCTTGGGGCCACGGCGCCCGGGGGGGAcatggtgggtgggtggggagtTCACAGCCGGTCCCTGTGCCCCATGGGTGCCGGATGGGCTGGGGGCTCCGGTCCCCAGGGTGAGAGCTGCGGGGACAGCGTGGTGGAGGTGGCCAACCTGGCTGGGGGATGACGCTCTGCAACCCCTGCCAGGCTGCTGCGGGCTCAGTCGAAGCCGTGCGTGTGGCAGCATGTGGCCAGACCCTGCGGGGTGccacgtgtgtgtcccccccggcagCCCAGCTGGCTCAGGCACGCTGCAGTGAGTGGGGTCACAGGGATGTCCCCCGGGGGAAGGTGAGCAGGACCCCAAAGGGAAGGTGctgcctgccccacacctcctgcCCATGGTGGGCTGGGGGCAaagctgggctgtactggggttgggggggggatgctcgggTGGCCAGGCTCTGCAGGGGGCTCTCAGCAGGTGGGTGCCAGGTTGGGGGGGGATGGTGGTCTGTGGGGCTGTGGACTGGACTCTCGCCCCCCCTCGCAGGCCaacctgccgctgctgcagcgGGAGCTGCTGCACTGCGCCCGCATGGCCAAGCAGACCCCGGCCCAGTACCTGGCCCAGCacgagcagctgctgctggacgcCAACGCCTCCTCTCCCATCGACTCCTCCGAGCTGCTCCTGGAGGTGGGCGAGAGCGGCAAGAGGAGGACGCCAGACAGGTGAGAGCCGGCGGAGGGGCGTGGGGGTGTTTTTTCGGCGACACATCCCTGCCACCCCTCCCTGGGGCGGTGGGCGCCGATGCCCGGTGGGGACCGACCTCCACTCCTCCACCCAGGACCAAAGAGAACGGTTTGGACCGAGACCCTCTGCACCCCGAGCACCTCAGCAAGCGGCCGTGCACCATGAGCCCGGCGCAGCGCTACAGCCCCAGCAACgggctcagccacccccccaaCGGGCTggggcacccccccgccgcccccacctTGCCCCAGCACTACCGCCTGGAGGACATGGCCATGGCGCATCACTACCGCGACGCCTACCGCCACCCCGACCCCCGGGAGCTCCGCGAGCGCCAGCGGCCCGCCGGTGAGTGGCGGCATCCCTGTGCACTGGGGGGGTGATgggacagggggctggggagcaccCCCCCAGGGAAAGGGGTGCTGCAGGGGGCTgacccctgccctgctcttgcCTTGCAGCGGTGCATGGGGCACGGCAGGAGGAGGTGATCGACCACCGGCTCACCGACCGGGAGTGGGCGGAGGAGTGGAAACACCTCAACAACGTATGTAttgcccccgcccccggcagtcCCATGGGGCTGGCGTGCGTGCTttgccccccacacacactttgccctccatccccaccgtgtcccccccagggcTTTTCTCCCGAGCATCCTCTGCCCCCCACAGCCGGAGCATCACCCCGGCCCCGGCACAGCCCAAATCCCCCCGCAGCATCAGGCACCACAGTCCCCCAGCTGTTTATGGCAGAGCTCCCCCCCCTCAACCTGACgttgccccccctgcccccagctgctGAACTGCATCATGGACATGGTGGAGAAGACGCGCCGGTCGCTGACGGTGCTGCGGCGGTGCCAGGAGGCTGACCGCGAGGAGCTCAACCACTG
Encoded here:
- the CBFA2T3 gene encoding protein CBFA2T3 isoform X6 encodes the protein MNLAVQRDFSLLAASRQARSVSALADNAETRAATMPDSPADVKTQPRSTPPSMPPPPPAVTQGATRHPSFTPNTMMNGSSHSPTAINGAPSTPNGFSNGPATSSSASLSTHQLPPACGARQLSKLKRFLTTLQQFGNDISPEIGERVRTLVLGLVNSTLTIEEFHAKLQEATNFPLRPFVIPFLKANLPLLQRELLHCARMAKQTPAQYLAQHEQLLLDANASSPIDSSELLLEVGESGKRRTPDRTKENGLDRDPLHPEHLSKRPCTMSPAQRYSPSNGLSHPPNGLGHPPAAPTLPQHYRLEDMAMAHHYRDAYRHPDPRELRERQRPAAVHGARQEEVIDHRLTDREWAEEWKHLNNLLNCIMDMVEKTRRSLTVLRRCQEADREELNHWIRRYSDAEDMKKGSPPSARPHNSSSASEAPQLDAHREFAPRPLSGYMPEEIWRKAEEAVNEVKRQAMSELQKAVSDAERKAHELITTERAKMERALAEAKRQASEDALTVINQQEDSSESCWNCGRKASETCSGCNTARYCGSFCQHKDWEKHHHVCGQTLQGLPAPAAPAAGVGLPPGPCQPDGVATIASSPSETGSAAVSRAGTPATPAPLESASR
- the CBFA2T3 gene encoding protein CBFA2T3 isoform X1, with the protein product MNLAVQRDFSLLAASRQARSVSALADNAETRAATMPDSPADVKTQPRSTPPSMPPPPPAVTQGATRHPSFTPNTNRDAGPPTFLPRGRFHGCLKWSMVCLLMNGSSHSPTAINGAPSTPNGFSNGPATSSSASLSTHQLPPACGARQLSKLKRFLTTLQQFGNDISPEIGERVRTLVLGLVNSTLTIEEFHAKLQEATNFPLRPFVIPFLKANLPLLQRELLHCARMAKQTPAQYLAQHEQLLLDANASSPIDSSELLLEVGESGKRRTPDRTKENGLDRDPLHPEHLSKRPCTMSPAQRYSPSNGLSHPPNGLGHPPAAPTLPQHYRLEDMAMAHHYRDAYRHPDPRELRERQRPAAVHGARQEEVIDHRLTDREWAEEWKHLNNLLNCIMDMVEKTRRSLTVLRRCQEADREELNHWIRRYSDAEDMKKGSPPSARPHNSSSASEAPQLDAHREFAPRPLSGYMPEEIWRKAAAFLPEEAVNEVKRQAMSELQKAVSDAERKAHELITTERAKMERALAEAKRQASEDALTVINQQEDSSESCWNCGRKASETCSGCNTARYCGSFCQHKDWEKHHHVCGQTLQGLPAPAAPAAGVGLPPGPCQPDGVATIASSPSETGSAAVSRAGTPATPAPLESASR
- the CBFA2T3 gene encoding protein CBFA2T3 isoform X2 yields the protein MPGGPSKPDGHPSWAKVAGRTGQDNAETRAATMPDSPADVKTQPRSTPPSMPPPPPAVTQGATRHPSFTPNTNRDAGPPTFLPRGRFHGCLKWSMVCLLMNGSSHSPTAINGAPSTPNGFSNGPATSSSASLSTHQLPPACGARQLSKLKRFLTTLQQFGNDISPEIGERVRTLVLGLVNSTLTIEEFHAKLQEATNFPLRPFVIPFLKANLPLLQRELLHCARMAKQTPAQYLAQHEQLLLDANASSPIDSSELLLEVGESGKRRTPDRTKENGLDRDPLHPEHLSKRPCTMSPAQRYSPSNGLSHPPNGLGHPPAAPTLPQHYRLEDMAMAHHYRDAYRHPDPRELRERQRPAAVHGARQEEVIDHRLTDREWAEEWKHLNNLLNCIMDMVEKTRRSLTVLRRCQEADREELNHWIRRYSDAEDMKKGSPPSARPHNSSSASEAPQLDAHREFAPRPLSGYMPEEIWRKAAAFLPEEAVNEVKRQAMSELQKAVSDAERKAHELITTERAKMERALAEAKRQASEDALTVINQQEDSSESCWNCGRKASETCSGCNTARYCGSFCQHKDWEKHHHVCGQTLQGLPAPAAPAAGVGLPPGPCQPDGVATIASSPSETGSAAVSRAGTPATPAPLESASR
- the CBFA2T3 gene encoding protein CBFA2T3 isoform X4, whose product is MNLAVQRDFSLLAASRQARSVSALADNAETRAATMPDSPADVKTQPRSTPPSMPPPPPAVTQGATRHPSFTPNTNRDAGPPTFLPRGRFHGCLKWSMVCLLMNGSSHSPTAINGAPSTPNGFSNGPATSSSASLSTHQLPPACGARQLSKLKRFLTTLQQFGNDISPEIGERVRTLVLGLVNSTLTIEEFHAKLQEATNFPLRPFVIPFLKANLPLLQRELLHCARMAKQTPAQYLAQHEQLLLDANASSPIDSSELLLEVGESGKRRTPDRTKENGLDRDPLHPEHLSKRPCTMSPAQRYSPSNGLSHPPNGLGHPPAAPTLPQHYRLEDMAMAHHYRDAYRHPDPRELRERQRPAAVHGARQEEVIDHRLTDREWAEEWKHLNNLLNCIMDMVEKTRRSLTVLRRCQEADREELNHWIRRYSDAEDMKKGSPPSARPHNSSSASEAPQLDAHREFAPRPLSGYMPEEIWRKAEAVNEVKRQAMSELQKAVSDAERKAHELITTERAKMERALAEAKRQASEDALTVINQQEDSSESCWNCGRKASETCSGCNTARYCGSFCQHKDWEKHHHVCGQTLQGLPAPAAPAAGVGLPPGPCQPDGVATIASSPSETGSAAVSRAGTPATPAPLESASR
- the CBFA2T3 gene encoding protein CBFA2T3 isoform X5, producing the protein MNLAVQRDFSLLAASRQARSVSALADNAETRAATMPDSPADVKTQPRSTPPSMPPPPPAVTQGATRHPSFTPNTMMNGSSHSPTAINGAPSTPNGFSNGPATSSSASLSTHQLPPACGARQLSKLKRFLTTLQQFGNDISPEIGERVRTLVLGLVNSTLTIEEFHAKLQEATNFPLRPFVIPFLKANLPLLQRELLHCARMAKQTPAQYLAQHEQLLLDANASSPIDSSELLLEVGESGKRRTPDRTKENGLDRDPLHPEHLSKRPCTMSPAQRYSPSNGLSHPPNGLGHPPAAPTLPQHYRLEDMAMAHHYRDAYRHPDPRELRERQRPAAVHGARQEEVIDHRLTDREWAEEWKHLNNLLNCIMDMVEKTRRSLTVLRRCQEADREELNHWIRRYSDAEDMKKGSPPSARPHNSSSASEAPQLDAHREFAPRPLSGYMPEEIWRKAAAFLPEEAVNEVKRQAMSELQKAVSDAERKAHELITTERAKMERALAEAKRQASEDALTVINQQEDSSESCWNCGRKASETCSGCNTARYCGSFCQHKDWEKHHHVCGQTLQGLPAPAAPAAGVGLPPGPCQPDGVATIASSPSETGSAAVSRAGTPATPAPLESASR
- the CBFA2T3 gene encoding protein CBFA2T3 isoform X3 produces the protein MNLAVQRDFSLLAASRQARSVSALADNAETRAATMPDSPADVKTQPRSTPPSMPPPPPAVTQGATRHPSFTPNTNRDAGPPTFLPRGRFHGCLKWSMVCLLMNGSSHSPTAINGAPSTPNGFSNGPATSSSASLSTHQLPPACGARQLSKLKRFLTTLQQFGNDISPEIGERVRTLVLGLVNSTLTIEEFHAKLQEATNFPLRPFVIPFLKANLPLLQRELLHCARMAKQTPAQYLAQHEQLLLDANASSPIDSSELLLEVGESGKRRTPDRTKENGLDRDPLHPEHLSKRPCTMSPAQRYSPSNGLSHPPNGLGHPPAAPTLPQHYRLEDMAMAHHYRDAYRHPDPRELRERQRPAAVHGARQEEVIDHRLTDREWAEEWKHLNNLLNCIMDMVEKTRRSLTVLRRCQEADREELNHWIRRYSDAEDMKKGSPPSARPHNSSSASEAPQLDAHREFAPRPLSGYMPEEIWRKAEEAVNEVKRQAMSELQKAVSDAERKAHELITTERAKMERALAEAKRQASEDALTVINQQEDSSESCWNCGRKASETCSGCNTARYCGSFCQHKDWEKHHHVCGQTLQGLPAPAAPAAGVGLPPGPCQPDGVATIASSPSETGSAAVSRAGTPATPAPLESASR
- the CBFA2T3 gene encoding protein CBFA2T3 isoform X7: MPDSPADVKTQPRSTPPSMPPPPPAVTQGATRHPSFTPNTNRDAGPPTFLPRGRFHGCLKWSMVCLLMNGSSHSPTAINGAPSTPNGFSNGPATSSSASLSTHQLPPACGARQLSKLKRFLTTLQQFGNDISPEIGERVRTLVLGLVNSTLTIEEFHAKLQEATNFPLRPFVIPFLKANLPLLQRELLHCARMAKQTPAQYLAQHEQLLLDANASSPIDSSELLLEVGESGKRRTPDRTKENGLDRDPLHPEHLSKRPCTMSPAQRYSPSNGLSHPPNGLGHPPAAPTLPQHYRLEDMAMAHHYRDAYRHPDPRELRERQRPAAVHGARQEEVIDHRLTDREWAEEWKHLNNLLNCIMDMVEKTRRSLTVLRRCQEADREELNHWIRRYSDAEDMKKGSPPSARPHNSSSASEAPQLDAHREFAPRPLSGYMPEEIWRKAAAFLPEEAVNEVKRQAMSELQKAVSDAERKAHELITTERAKMERALAEAKRQASEDALTVINQQEDSSESCWNCGRKASETCSGCNTARYCGSFCQHKDWEKHHHVCGQTLQGLPAPAAPAAGVGLPPGPCQPDGVATIASSPSETGSAAVSRAGTPATPAPLESASR